The Hippea jasoniae genome includes the window ATTAAAAGATTTTTTAAAATTTCTTTGTTTAAAGTTTTTCCTTTTATTGCTGTATTTAAATATTTTGAGTAATCTAATGTTGGCAGTATCCAATACAAATAATCTCTATAAATGTTTTCTTCTAGGAAAATGTGAATAATCGCTTCATTATGAAAAGCTGGAATATCCAATATAGCTGTTCTACCTATTGTTAATTTGAAACTCATCAATAAAGTTCCTTTTGGTATAAGTTTACCTCTAAAAATTTCATCAAAAGCCCTTTGTGAAACTTTTTCTTTAGTAGTTTTTATATACTTATTCTGCATATCCGAGATAGAAACCCAATAATATTTCCCATTTTCCCAATATTTTTTTTCACTTCTTTTCGGTGTTTTTCCCATTCCAAATTTAATAATCTCACCCAACCTTACCCACTTCCACCCTTCAGGCAAAGGATAAGGCACATTTTTTATTTCTTCAAATCTTTCTTTATTTTCAGCTTTTGCTTTTGTCTTACTCATTTTTTTTAATCCCTTAAACCATAGCTTTTATATCTTTTAAGATTTTTTCTATTTCATAATCTAAATTTTCTATCTCCAATAATATCTCTTTAGGCTCTTTATACTCAATTTCTTCTTTTTTATTTGGATTTTTGGCAGTTAAGTCATAGTCTCTTTTTATAATTTCATCAATAGAAACTACCCAGCTATTTTCTGAAATTTCTATTTTTTCTATCTTTTCTAATACATCTTTAAAATGCTCATCTTTTATTTTTTGGGTTTTTGTAAATTTTCCTTCAAGGTCATAATACCAAATCTCTTTTGTTGACTCTCCTGTTTTTTCAAAAAACACTAAATTTGTTTTAACTCCTGCTCCCATAGAGGAAAAAACACCCTGAGGAAGTGAAATAATAGCAAAAACATTAAATTTTTCTAAAAGTTCTTTTCTTATCTCTTCAAATTTTCCACTACCAAACATAATTTGTCCTTCTGGTAATACCATTCCAACCCTACCACCATTTTTAAGTTTTCTCATTATATATTGAAGTGCAAGAGCCTCTGTAGATGCTATTGGATAAGGAAAGTTATTTTGAACCTGTCTGTTTTCTTTTCCTCCAAATGGTGGATTTGTAATAATAATATCAAATTTTTCATCATCTTGAATATTATGAACATCTTCCATTAAAGTATTTTTTCTATAATAATTGGGATTTGTTATACCATGCAGAATTAAATTCATTGTTCCCAGCAAAAATGGTAAAGGTTTCTTTTCATGTCCATATAATGTTTTATTTTTTAAAATATCAGTATCTTTAACAGTTAAATTTTTATTATGTTCAATAATATATTTATATGCTTCTACTAAAAATCCAGCAGAGCCTCCAAATGGGTCAAGAATCTTTTCTCCTATTTTTGGTTTTATTACATTAATAATAAACCTTATTACAGGTCTTGGAGTATAAAATTCTCCTCCCCATCCTGCTTCTGAGCCCATTTCAAGTAGAAGCTCTTCATATACTTGAGATAAAATATGTGTATCTTCATAGTCTGAAAAATTAATTTTATTTATTTTTTCAATAACATCTAAAAGATTAAAAACAGATTTTATTTTATTTCCAGATATCTCTTTAAAAATTTCTGATATTTTTTCTTTTTCAGGTGTTCCAGAAAGATTTTTCAAATATGGAAAAAGTATATTATCAATAAAATGAATTAATGTATTTTCGGGATTTATGATTTTTTAAATTCTTCATCAACATCATCCACAAAATTTTTTAATGATTCTTTAGGTTTGCCTATCCAGTCCCTATTTTTAGCCCAATTTGACCATCTAAATTTTTTGTCAATTATAGGTTTATATTCTTCTCCTTCAAGAATAGCTAATTCTTTTTGTTGATTTTCAACATCTTCAAATATTCTTAAAAACAAAAGCCACGATAATTGCTCCATATAATCAACTGTTGCATTCGTTCCGTCATCTCTACGCATTATATCGCAAATGGTTTTAATTTCGCTCTTTACTATTTGTTCTTTTTTATTCATACTGAGCTCCTGATTTAATTTTTTATTACTCCAGTATTGTTTAAGATTACAATTTGCTTTTTGCATGGGGTAAATATTTTTTCTCTCAAGCCTCTGTTATTTTGAGTGTTTCGATGCTTGAAAAAATCTAATATGAGCTGTCCTATTTTTGAACGGAAGAAATTTAGAAGGTCGTCAGTATAATTCTGATGCTTTGGTCTTATTGCAATTAAAGTTTTAGTATCTGCATACCAAGTTTCAATTGCAAGTATGTTATCAATAACCCTTATTTTCGAATCTTTTTTCTTCCCCATGTAGATAATTATATCATAAAATTTAATATTGTTAACTATTTAAGTAATACAAGAATGATTGCACTATGTATTAATTTGAAAACTTTTTTACACCATCAACCCCTGATTATTATTTCACTTTTTCTTCTTTGATTTTTACTTCAAGTTCATTTCTGAAGTGTATATCGTTTTGCGGAAATGGAATCTCGAAGCCGTTATTTATAAGAGTTAGGTAAATAAATTTCAAAAATTGTGATTTTGTTCTTCTTGGAGTTCTTGCATATTTACCTTTTACCCACACAAATAATTCAAAGTTAAGGCTGCTGTTTCCCATCTCTATAAAAACGATTTTTGGGGATGTTTCCTCATCTTTGTTTTTAACAAAAGGCAGATTGGATTTTAAGAGGGCTTCTATTAATATTTTTTCCATTTTTTCGATATCTGTTGCATATGCTACCCCAAAGGGCACTCTGAATCTAACCAATTCATCGGTCATTGTCCAGTTTATAACCTGGTTCTGCACAAATGTTTGATTTGGTATAATCAAATTTATGTTATCGTTGGTTTTTAAAATTGTTGAACGCATTGAAATATCCATGACTTCTCCTCTTGTATCATTATCAATTTCAATATAATCTCCCACCTTTATGCTTTTTTCAAACATTAAAATAATGCCGCTTACAAAGTTGCTTACAATGTTTTGCAATCCAAAACCTATACCCACAGATAAAGCACCTGCAATAATGGCTAAAGAGCTTAAATCAAGTCCGATGACTTTTAGGGCTATTAGAAATGAGAGCGTGAGTATAAAATAATAACCCGTATTTGTTAAAAGGGTAAGAGTGGAAAAATTAATCTCGTATGTTTTACCTATGGATAGTATTATTTTTTTGTAGTATTTTCCTACTAACCACCCAGTTATTAAAATGAGTATAAAAATAATCAAATCAAAGGGTGTTATTTCCTTTTTGTTTACGCTAAAAAGCGGAAAGCTGAGAATGTGAAATATTTTTCTTATTACATTTTTAATTTCTTCAGATGAGTTGTATAGGTAATAGCTTTTTTTGAATGTTAATTTCTCAAAGTCTGAGGTGACATTACTAAAAGCCGCCTTAAAAAGCGGATCGGAAGTGTAGATTAACAGTGTTTGGGTATATTTAAATACACTCTTGTCTTTGTTTTTTAGTTTTTCAAGCCATATAATCAGAGAATTTTTTAAAAGGTTTAAGTTTATCTCTTTTCTGGTTTCTATGTATTTATTAATTAAATCATGTGTCTGATCGATCATATTTTTGTTTTCAAGTAATTCCCATTTTTGTAGGTCAATTTTGAGTTTTTCGATTTTTTTGTTTATTTCGAAAAGTTTTTTATTCCACTCAGAAATACCATGCAGGGCTGTTTCTAAATTAAAATTTATGTTTTTTAGCTGATTGTAGAGGGTTTTTTCCCATTCAGGTATGTTGTTTATCAGGTCGGTTTTTTGTTTTGTCAAGATTTTGAGGTATTGTGTGTAGTAAATTTTCTGTAGCTTTGCTATTGGAGTGTTTTCAAGTACATTGATTTTATCAGTGAGCTCAATTATTTTGTTGTTTAGATTATATATTTGCTTTTGAAGCCCAACTATCAGTAAAAACTTTTCTGCTGCTTGATTTTGATTTTTTATATTGCAGTTACATGTAATTTTAGCGGGTTTGAGTTGATTTATTTTATAAACCAGGATTTTTGCATACGAGTAATCCAGTGAATTTTTGTTTATTTTGTTAAGGATGTTGTTTAGGGAGGTATCTGCATGAGCATTTATAACAAAAAGCGATATTATGATGACAAACAGCAGTTTTCTTAGCTGAATCATTAAAACCTAACTATCACAGTTTTATAGGTTAGTCAATTTAAATAGACTGATGAGTAGTTTTGTTGGGTGGGATAAGAAGGAATTATTTTATGTAATCATAGTGTAACCTCACCAGGTGGTTAGTGTTGCTGATGGTAGGTTAAAATAGGAATTTTTGACGATTTAGGGTGTAACCATTGTGTAACTTCGTCGGCATTTTAAGGGGCTTAATCAATAAATTTTATTAATTAAGAGTTTTATTGTCTCCTTGAGATTGGCCTCAAATCAACAAAAAATGGTGCCGAGACGTGGAATCGAACCACGGACACAGGGATTTTCAGTCCCTTGCTCTACCGACTGAGCTATCTCGGCACCCGCAGAATATATACCCAAAGATAGCCAAAAAGTCAATAGCGTTTGTTAAATTTTTTGACATATTAATTTTAAATATTGAAAAATAATTACTTAATTGATAACATAAGACAATGAACAGAATTGTTTTAAAAGTATTATACGGCCTTACTTTTATACTAATGTTTTCCATATATTGTTCGAAAGCTTCTTATGCTATAGATACTGCTTCTTTTATACCGTCAACAAAGGAAATCTCAACAATATACAAAAGCAAATTTCATATTTCAAAAAACGATTTTTATCCATCATACACAAATATTGTTAAACCCGATTTTACGGGCTCTGCTGTTTTGCTAACCGACAACCACCACAGAATCTTGTATATCGAAGTTGGCAAATATAACGACATAGACAAAGAGTGGCAAAAAAGAAAAAAGATTGTGCAGGAGGTTGCTGGTAGAAATCATCAACATATATACCATCTGAATGTCGGGGATGATGGATTTAAAAAGGATGGCAGCTGGAGTGAGTATTATGCACGATATAAAGATTACCTAATCTGGGTTATGATGGATCAGTATTACGATGGGGAAATCCTTTTAAGAAAAATCGTTGATAATATTAAATACAACAAAAAAGCAAAAAGAGGCAAAACGCAGCTGGTTATTAAGGGTTTGTATTACGATAAATCAAACTGGCTTAAAAAGAAAAAGCTAAAGACAAGAATTGAGATATTCAAAGATTTTAAAAAGATTTACGATAAAACATTAAATGTAAAGGTTAATCTGAAAGATGAGGGCTCTGTATACACTCTAACTGTCTCTATCTTTGCGGATAAAAAATTAGAGGGAATTCTCAATAAGGGTGGGAAATTTTTATTCAGCCTCGGAATTGAAGGCTATAAACCGTTTCTTTTTTATGTTGACAGAAACGATATTTCTCATGCTCAAAACAATATTGTTATTTTTAAAAACCTCTCAGAAACTGGTGAAGTTTTTTCTCGACCAAATTATTGTAAAAAGAGTGGTAGCGTTTATAAAGCTGTAGTTCATAATATAAAAGAGCATAAATATTACTGGCTGGGGAAGGCTTTTTCTAAATATGTTTTGAAAGAATATAACGAAACAGATAACCTTGGCGGTGTAGAGTTTATAGAATCAGTTAAAGGATTATCAACGCCGCAGCTTGAGCTTTCTTCTGATGGTAGGCTCATTATAGTCGATTATAGCGGCATCTATAAAATAGAAAATGGATCTTTAAAATTACTCGATAAACCAACGCTTTACAACGGCAAGCCCGTGCCTTATGGCTTAAAAGATATCTATATTTTTAAAGGTGAGGTTATAGCAAACGGCGAATGGGCTGTTCCAACATATTTTAATGGAATTGATAAAAAACCCATTATGCGTTCTCAAAGCTTTAATTATAGCAGGCATTTTAACTGTGATGTTGAGCTTAAGCTAAAGT containing:
- a CDS encoding HsdM family class I SAM-dependent methyltransferase produces the protein MKNLSGTPEKEKISEIFKEISGNKIKSVFNLLDVIEKINKINFSDYEDTHILSQVYEELLLEMGSEAGWGGEFYTPRPVIRFIINVIKPKIGEKILDPFGGSAGFLVEAYKYIIEHNKNLTVKDTDILKNKTLYGHEKKPLPFLLGTMNLILHGITNPNYYRKNTLMEDVHNIQDDEKFDIIITNPPFGGKENRQVQNNFPYPIASTEALALQYIMRKLKNGGRVGMVLPEGQIMFGSGKFEEIRKELLEKFNVFAIISLPQGVFSSMGAGVKTNLVFFEKTGESTKEIWYYDLEGKFTKTQKIKDEHFKDVLEKIEKIEISENSWVVSIDEIIKRDYDLTAKNPNKKEEIEYKEPKEILLEIENLDYEIEKILKDIKAMV
- a CDS encoding type I restriction-modification system subunit M N-terminal domain-containing protein codes for the protein MNKKEQIVKSEIKTICDIMRRDDGTNATVDYMEQLSWLLFLRIFEDVENQQKELAILEGEEYKPIIDKKFRWSNWAKNRDWIGKPKESLKNFVDDVDEEFKKS
- a CDS encoding mechanosensitive ion channel family protein; the protein is MIQLRKLLFVIIISLFVINAHADTSLNNILNKINKNSLDYSYAKILVYKINQLKPAKITCNCNIKNQNQAAEKFLLIVGLQKQIYNLNNKIIELTDKINVLENTPIAKLQKIYYTQYLKILTKQKTDLINNIPEWEKTLYNQLKNINFNLETALHGISEWNKKLFEINKKIEKLKIDLQKWELLENKNMIDQTHDLINKYIETRKEINLNLLKNSLIIWLEKLKNKDKSVFKYTQTLLIYTSDPLFKAAFSNVTSDFEKLTFKKSYYLYNSSEEIKNVIRKIFHILSFPLFSVNKKEITPFDLIIFILILITGWLVGKYYKKIILSIGKTYEINFSTLTLLTNTGYYFILTLSFLIALKVIGLDLSSLAIIAGALSVGIGFGLQNIVSNFVSGIILMFEKSIKVGDYIEIDNDTRGEVMDISMRSTILKTNDNINLIIPNQTFVQNQVINWTMTDELVRFRVPFGVAYATDIEKMEKILIEALLKSNLPFVKNKDEETSPKIVFIEMGNSSLNFELFVWVKGKYARTPRRTKSQFLKFIYLTLINNGFEIPFPQNDIHFRNELEVKIKEEKVK